The genomic stretch TCCATCTGAAGAATTTTATTGAAATACCCATTATTGACGGTGAAGAAGCTAAAGAAATTCAATACGCATTAAAGCTTGTAAAACTTCTTTTCGAAAACGACTTTGATAGAGGAGATTATGTTATTGCTTTAGGTGGTGGTACAGTAACAGATGTAGTAGGTTTTGTCGCGTCTATCTATATGAGAGGGATAAATCTAATCAATATTCCAACTACTCTTCTAGGCATGGTAGATGCGGCAATTGGTGGGAAGACTGGGGTAAATTTTGAGAACGTGAAAAACGTTTTAGGTACATTTTATCAGCCAGCTATGATAATATCAGATTTAGAATTTTTGGAAACTCTACCAATAGAAGAACTAAAGAAGGGATTAGCTGAAGTAATTAAATATGGTTTAGTTCTAGATAAAGATTTATACGATTATTTAGCTATGAATAAAGAGAAGATTTTTACTAAAGACGAAAGTGCGTTGGAGGAAATAATATATAAATCAAGTGTAGATAAGCTTTCTGTAGTAAAGGCTGATGAAAGAGAGACAAAGAGCATTAGAATTGTATTAAATTTCGGCCATACGATAGGTCATGCTATAGAAGCTGGAAGTAACTTTACTGTACCGCATGGATATGCTATATCTGTTGGCATGGTTTGCGAAGCTAAAATGGCTGAAGAAGTAGGGTATGCTGAAGAAGGAGTTGTAGAGGATGTTACATGGATATTGTCTCAATATGAATTACCTCTTACCGTGGATTCTCTTAATGTTAAGATTGATGTTAAGAGAGCTATTGATGCAATTACAAAGGATAAAAAAGTAAGAGGTGGGTACGTAATGATGCCTTTTCCAACTAGGATAGGTGACTGGAAAAGAGTAGATGTACCGATAGAAACTTTAAAGGGGTTTGCAGAGCAATGTTTGAGATAAATTATGATACGAAACTTTTAGGTGTAGTTGGTGAAAATATATCGTACACACTATCACCAGCGATACATAATTATTCTTTTCAAGAACTAGGTATTAATGCTGTTTATTTAGCATTTGATATAAGAAATGAAGAATTTAAAGAAATATTCCCTGGACTAGTTAAAATAGCATATGGTTTGAATATTACTATACCTTATAAGGAAATTGCAATGAACTATGTAGAAGCTCAAAGTGAAGCAAAAAGAATTGGTGCAATAAATACTATTTTTAATGGCAAAGGATACAACACAGATTATATTGCAATTAAGAGTTTGGTACAAGAAAGAATAGATAAATTTGAAATGTGCACTATATTTGGTGCTGGTGGTGCGGCTAGGGCAGCTATTTTTGCTTTACATGATTTAGGTTGCTCAATTAACGTTATAAATAGGAGTAAAGAGAAAGCTGAGACATTATTAGAGGAGATGAGGGAAAAAGGTATAGAAATAAAAATTAACTCTAATTGCAAAAGTGATATAATAGTTAATTCAACTCCTAATCCGAATTTTGTTCCTGATGAGTGTGTTGATGGTAAATTAATAATTGATTTTGTCTATAAGCCATTTATAACTTCATTAATCAAGAGGGCTCAGAATAAGAATATAAAAACCATAAATGGGATTGAAATCCTTGTAAGGCAAGCAATGGAAGCCGAAAAAATTTGGTTTGGAAAATCATTAGAAGATGAAGAAGTGGTGAATTATCTTTATGCCAGGAAACTCATTTGGTGAGTTATTTAGGATAACAACTTTCGGAGAAAGTCATGGTCCTATGGTTGGTGTCGTAATAGATGGGATACCAGCTGGATTACCAATAAAAAAAGAAGACATAGAATTTGAATTGTCCTTCAGGCGACCTGGGAGGCAGTTTGTTACTGGTAGAAGAGAAAAAGACGAACCAGAAATTATTAGTGGGGTTTATAATGGAAGAACAACAGGTGCTCCTATTACAATTTTGGTTAAAAATACTGATGTCATCTCATCCTTATATGAAGAAATACGTTACAAGCCTAGACCGGGTCATGCTGATCTCCCTTATATTATGAAATACGGGTTTGAAAATTGGGATTATAGAGGTGGAGGAAGAGCTAGTGCAAGAGAAACAGTTGGTAGAGTTGCTGCATCTGCAATAGCAAAGAAGTTACTAATGTTAACTGATACGTGGATTGCAAGTCATTTAAAAAGCCTAGGATATGTTGAATTAAATGAACCGGTAACTTTTGAAGAAGTTTTATGTTCAAAGTATAGTCCAGTTAGAGCTAGTAAAAAGTGGTTAGAGCAAAAATATGAAGAATTAGTAAAGCAGGCTACAATAGAGGGTGACAGCTGGGGGGGAATAGCTGAAATAATAGTTAGAAATCCACCAATAGGTCTAGGAGAACCAGTATTTGATAAACTTAAAGCTGATTTGGCTAAAGCTATATTATCTATTCCTGCCGTAATGGGTTTCGAATACGGATTAGGGTTTAGTGCCGCGAAAATGAGAGGAAGTGAAGCAAATGACGAAATAATAAAGAAAGGAGATAGATACGGATGGAAATTTAATAATTCTGGAGGTATTTTAGGAGGTCTATCTACGGGTGAAGATATAGTGGTTCGTTGCGCGTTTAAACCTACTAGTTCCATAAGAAAACCCCAAAAGACAATAGATTTAAGGACTGGAGAAGAGACTACGATTTCTGTAATTGGAAGACATGACCCGGCTGTAGCCATCAGGGGTGTTTCTGTAGCTGAGGCAATGGTCTCTTTAGTTATTGCTGATCATGCAATGAGAGCGGGATACATTCCTACAGTTAGGATTTCAGATGATCAAATAAAAATAATAGAGGAAAGATGGAATAAGTATATTAGCTTATGCAAACCTACGCAGGAATCTCAGTAGTTAACGCTTTGCCTAGCTGGTATGGGTCGTCAATGGCAGTAAATTTAACAGTTAGTGTAAGCATAAAGGAGGCAGAAAATTGTAAGAAGAATGATATACTTATAGATACTATTCTGAATTTCTTTTATGAAAAATATGGAATTCCATGCCTATCTGTAAATATAGAGTCACAAATACCAGAAAAAAGTGGTTTAAAAAGCAGTAGTGCTGTATCAACTGCATTAATTGGTGAAATATCTAAAAAATTCGAAATAGAGATTGATGTTCCTAAATATTCAGCTATTTTATCATTAAAATCTGGTATTTCGTATACGGGGGCTTTAGATGATGCAACATCATCCTATTATGGTGGTGTTAGTTTCACTAATAATAAAGAATTTAAAATAATAGATATAAAAGATCCTCCAGAATTATCTGCAATTATATTGCCTAGAGGGGGTAGAAATATTAAGATAGATTTACAGTATCTTAGAAAATATAGATTAATATTCGAAGAAATATTTAGAGTATCTAGACAAAATATTATTTTGGGTATGAAGTTAAATGGAATTCTCGTAGCAAATATTTTAGGTTATGATACAAGTGAAATAGAAGTAGCACTTAAGAAAGGTGCTTTAGCAGCTGGAATAACTGGAAACGGTCCTTCAGTATTTGCAGTAACAAAAATAGGTGAAGAAGGACCTATTTTAGACGCGTTATCAAAATTCGGAAATGTAATTGTAACGAGGTCTGTAGGATATGTTAGTAGAGATTAACCCTTCAAAAATTTATGGGAAAGTTAAAGCCCCTCAGTCAAAAAGTTTTGGAATAAGACTAATTCTATATTCATTATTAAAAGAAAGTAAACTAGACAACTTAATACATTCTGATGATATTAATATAGCTATTAATGTTGTAAAAGAACTTGGAGTCAGTGTTGAAGGTACTTACTTTAAGAGGAAAAAGGAGCTTGTAACCCCAAAATTTTTGTATTTCGGTGGTTCTGCAACGACATTAAGGATGACTATACCAATACTTTCTGTTTTAGGTGCGGATACAATAATTGATGGAGATGAAACTTTGAGAAAAAGACCCTTAAATGCTATTATTAAGGCACTAGAGGGAAGTATTTCTTTTTCTTCATCTTCACTTCCTACAAAGATTAGTGGAAAACTCAAGGATAATTTTGTACGAATAGAAGGTGGAGAAAGTAGTCAATACATATCTGGATTTGTATATGCTTTTTCATTAGTAGGTAGTGGAGAAATAGAAATAATTCCGCCTATATCCTCTAGGAGTTATATTTATCTCACAATCGACTTAATAAATAGTCTAGGCGGAAATGTGAGAATGAAAGGAAATAAAATATACGTCGAAAAGGGAGATTTCAAGCCTTATATAGGTAAAGTCCCAGGAGATTATGCCTTAGCTTCATTTTATGCTTCCTCTAGTATAGTTTCTGGAGGGGAAATTGTAATCGAGGACGTTTATGAGCTGCCCAATTTTGATGGAGATCATTCTATAGTTAATTTTTATGAAATGATGGGGGCAGAATCTTATGTAAAAGATAACAAATGGTTTGTAAGGAGTAGTGAAAAGCTAAATGGTATTGAGGTCAATGTTGATGATTATCCTGATTTAGCTCCTTCTATTGCATCATTAGCTCCTTTTTCTTCTTCACCTACAGTTATAAAGGGTATAAAGAGACTTAAGACAAAGGAAAGTAATAGAGTTGCGACTATTTCAGAAACACTATCAAAGTTTGGAGTAAAGGTAGAATATGATGAGAAGAAAATCATTATTTATCCTTCTGAAGTTAAAGCTGGGCATGTAGTTTGTCCTAATGATCATAGGATAGCAATGTTAGCATCAGTCTTATCTTTTAAGTCTGGTGGTATAATTGAAAAAGCAGAATGTGTAAATAAGAGCAATCCCAATTTCTGGAAAGATTTAATTTCCTTAAATGGAAGAATAATAATAAGATGACTTTTGTTGTAGCATCTTTACCTATACGTAGTGAAAAAGATTTAGATAAAATTACGTTGCTATTAGATGCCGATTTTGTTGAACTGAGATTAGATTACTCCACTTTTCTTCCTGAATTACAAGTTATTGAGAGATATAAAGACAAGGTGATTGTGACTATAAGAGATGTAGATGAAGGGGGAATTAACAAAATAGATCCAGAATTAAAAGCGAAATATTTAATAGAATTAAATAAGAGAAACATATTATACGATGTTGAGGCTAAATTCGCGAAAAAATACAGTATTCCGACTAATAACAAAATTGTTTCAATACATTATCTAGATAGGGTTCCTTCTTATTCAGAAGTCTATGAGTCATTAAGAGACTTTATAAAAGAAAGTTTTCTATTAAAAGTTGCTGTAATTGGGAAAGATGGATATAAGGAGCTTCTATCAAAACTTCTAGAGTTAGAGAAAATAGCTGTAATGCCTATTGGTGTTAATCCTTTAGAGAGAATAGCGTTTTCAATTTTGGGATCTAAACTTGTTTATGGACATGCAGGTGAAGAAACAGCTAAGGGTCAACTTCATTATAAAGTTGTCAAGCAAATACTGGATTATTTAACTTCAATTTCTATTTCCTCTCCCTCAATTTTAACTGGATAAAGTTTTATAGGATTTTTAGTTGCACCTTTTATAGCTCTTCCATCCTTCAAAGAGAAGTGAGTAAAATGGCATTGGCATATAAGTTCTTCCCTTATTACTACGCCTACTTTAGACAAGTCACATCCTAAGTGCGGACATTTGTTATCTAACGCATAGAAATTATTCCCACCCAAATATATTATTAGTATATCTTTGCCATTAACAATAATTTTCTTTTTCTCTCCAACTTTGAAATCAGATTTTTTTAATCTCACAAATTATGAATATAGTTTAAATCCTTTAACCCTAATTCTCTAAATTGTAGTAATATCTCTTTTAAGTTACTAAGTATTTATAATATTTCTTCAACTTTCATATGCAAAGTATTTATAATGTCAAAATCATATTATATGGTAGATAAAAGAGGTGTGATAAGTTGAGTATAAATGAAGAAAGCCTACTAAATAAGATTGACTATAGGATAATAGAAATAAAGAATATTTCACCATCAGCAGAAGTCAGAGCAATAGTAATAACCAATAAACAACCATCAAATGAAATAGTAAATGATATTTCAACTATTGCAAAAGTAGAACTTGTAATGCCATTCCTTTCTACCGTTAAAGTAAAGGCAAAAGCTAAAGATTTGCTTACTTTGGCTGAAAAGGATTACGTGAAATTTATTATGTTAGAAGAAGTTTTAGCTAAGCTTGAAGAATTTTAAAAAGTGGAGTTAAGAGAGTGGCAAAAGCAACTAAAAGATAAAGTAATAAATGCTGTTAAAGAAGGTTTTTTAGTAGCATTAAACTCCCCTACGGGGAGTGGTAAAACACTTTTTTCTCTTTTAATTGGTCTTAATACTAAAGGTAAAGTGGTTTTTGTAGTTAGAACGCATAACGAATATTTTCCAGTATATAGGGATGTAAAGAAGATTAATCCTTCTCTAAAATTTTCGTTTGTTATAGGTAAACCGAGTGCTTGTCCATTTGCAACTAAGGATGTGGATACTGAAGATATTAATTGCAAATACTGTGATATAAAAAATGTTATAGAAGTTAAAATAGATAAATCCCCTTTTGAGAAACTTAAAGAATTAAAAGAAAATGCAATAAAAGAAGGGTTCTGTCCTTATTATTCTTTGTTAGAATCAGTAAAGGAAGCTGATATTATTGCAATAACTTACCCTTATTTTTTTATTGAAAAATATCTTAGTTTACTTGATATTGACTTAGAAGAGTATTTCATAGTAATAGATGAGGCCCATAATATAGATAGAGTAAGTGAAATTGAGGAAAGAACACTAAGTGAATTTATTCTCTTAATGGCAATAAAACAGAGCAAGAGTGAAGAAGTAAGAAGGATATTAGAGAGACTCATAAAAGAGTTAAAAACTCTAACATATCAAGATGAAAAATACATAAAGTTAGATAAAGTGCCTGAGTTATCAGATGAGGAACTTTCACTGTTAGTTGATGAATACGAAGAATTAAGAAAAGAAGCAATAAAATCGAAAAGCGTATCTAGAATCTATCTGGGGTCTGTAATTCGTTTTTACGCTACATATTCTTCTGGAAATTTTATACCTTTTTCTTTTTCTAATAAAATTGTTCTAAAAACACTAGAATTAAATCAGTATTATAATTTGCTAAATGATGAAAATCTTTCTATTTTATTAATGTCAGGTACTTTACCACCAAAGGAATACTTAGAGAAAGTATTAGGAATTACCAGGAAGATTTTATATATAAACGTAGAGAAAGAGGTAAAGAAAAAAGTCACTGGCAGTTATCAATGTAAAATAGCGTTAGATGTAACTTCTAAATACGATCTAAGAAGTGAAGTCATGTGGAAAAAGTATTCCTCGTACTTACTTAAAATTTACTATCAAGCTAAAAATCATGTGTTAGCAGTATTCCCGTCTTATCAAATAATGGAAAAAGTAATGAGTTATGTTAATGTTAATAAAATTTTAGAAAATGAAGGAACAAAAATTGATGATATCATAAGAATAGTTAAAGAGAGCAAGCAAAAATATATAATAGCTGGCGTAGGAAGAGGAAAAATAACTGAGGGTGTAGAGATAACAGATAATAATAAAAGTTTAATTTCAGATGTAGTCTTAGTAGGAGTCCCTTATCCTCCTGAAGATGATTATATGAAATTACTTTCTAAGAGAATTTCAGAAAAACTAGGAGGAAAAGAGAAAGAGTATCTAATAATGATCCCGGCTTTAATTACTGTAAAACAAGCTATAGGGAGGTCTATAAGAAATATAAATGATACTGCTTTAGTTTGGTTACTAGATAAACGATATGATTCCTTATGGTGGAAGAAAAACCTAAATTGCTTTAATTCAACAAAAATAAGGCTATGAAAGTAGAAATATTTACTCACAAGAATTGTATCGAGTGCAATTTTCTAATTGAATTTTTAGAAAGCAAAGGACTATTGAGTAAGGTAACGATAATTGACACAGAACTTTATCCATTTTTAGCGTTTGAAAGAGGAGTAATTTCCACTCCATCAATATTTATTGATGGAAAGTTAGTATTTGCTGGTGTGGTTGATTATGATGAGTTATTAAAAATATTATCTGGAGAAAAAGTAAGTGTAAAAATAAACAAAGAAGAACTTGTCGATAAACTAATGTTTGGTATAATTAACTCATTCGCCGCGACGGCCTGGTTATATGTTAACAAAGATTTTGACGCTCTAATGGCTCAAAAGGATTTTGTGTTTGCTATAACTGGATTAGCACTAGTGAGTGAAAATGAGGCTGAGGAAATGTATAATTATCTTAGGAATGTTATTATAAAAGAAGGAGACATTTATTTCGAGAAATGGAAGGATAAAATGAAAAGAGTAATTTCCTCAAATTTTATCAGGGAACTATATTGGTTATACGAGAAGAAGTTAGATAAAGAGTATGTAATGTCAAAATATCCTATTGAAGTTTTTGCACATTGGCTTATGGTTAGAGGAGGTGCGGTGGGTAGAGTCGGTTTAAGGATTCATCCTCTTAGTGAAAAAGAAGTTATAACACGCATTAGTGAAGTTTATATTTATTTATTCAATAATTACGATAGTTTATGGGATAAAGTAATTAAAGAACAAGAAGAAATTCGTAAATCAAATAAAGAGCAAGTTAGATTCTTAAATTTTTAAACACTCAATACTAATATGAAGTATGTCACAACAATTAAAACTAGATCTGAGAGGTAAACCTTGTGAAGAATATATTTTAGAAATATCAAAAATTCTAGTATCTATGAAAGCAGGAGATGTATTAATTGTTATAGCAGATCAAGATAGGATAATTTGTACGCATCAGCTTTTAAGAAATTCTCCTAGATATCTTTTCAAAGGCGATATAGTTGGTGATCATGCTGAAATTACGATAAGGCGATTGAGATAAACTAAGAACTTAAAAATAAATTTTATTCCTTTGTGTTAATTCCTACACGGATTTTATTTCCATTAATTTCAGCTTTAAATCCTTTTTTATTCAAAAGTGCTATAATAAAGTTAGCATAATTTTCATTAATACCAATATCATTTAGGTTTATTTCACCAGTTTCTAAAATTTGTGGTAGTAAAGTATCTACTAACTCGCTTAACTGTGTTAAAGTATCTTTATTGCTAGCCAATTCTATAGCTTCCTTTAATTCAGAAATTGAACTATATAATCTGGATATTTTTTCACAATAAGGCATTTCTGGAGTTTGAAGAGTCTGTATTTCTATGTTGATTAGGCTTATCATATTATCTATTTCCGCGCTCTTATAAATAGACGATATAGTTTTTAAAGTATTTTGTAATTCTATTAAATCTACCAAAAGAAAATTATTTATTTTTTCTAGTAATTTAGCTGCATTTCCCACTTTGTTTATAGTGAATGGTTGTAATGGAATGTCTGCTAGAGATTTCTTTATCTCGTAACTTTCTTCCTCAGTGAAAAGCTGGATAACTTCTAACGCCTTACTAACGCATAAATCTAATTTTTTATTTAGCAGTTGAACATCCATATTATTTAATCTTTCACTTATATAGTTCATATTAATAATATTTAATTTATCTAAATTTACTCCAATTGTCTTGCTTGTATTTTCAACAAACGCATTTAGAAAGTTAGTTGCTAAAATTATGTTAGTTTCAATTGTCTGTTTTAGATGTCTATAAAAGTCTATAAACTCTTCTAATTTTATTTCTTCTTTTGGATACTCAATTTCTGATAAATTTATTCCAATTTTCTTTAGTTTCAATGTAAAATCATTATACCCTCTTATTTTGTCAAAAATTAAGTTGTTAATTTCTATCGTTAAAATTCTTTTTTGACTAAGTAACTCATCATTTATCTCACTAAGGCAATTTATATTTTTGCATTCATTCAGTTTATTTTGTATATTAGATATAGAACTAAATGTTCCATCTATAATTTTAATTAAATCTCCTCCTTCTTTTCCTATCTCACTTCTTAAAGAATATAATACCGCTTGTATGTTCTTTATCTCTTCATTAATTCTATTTTTCAAATTGGCTGTAGCTTCTCTGTTTTCATTTATAGTTTTAGTAAAATTAATTACTCTATCTATTATATTTATAGCCAAACTTAAAATAATACCATAAAAGAAATACGGGGAATTAAAAAGGATAGAAAAGTAATAAGCAGAAATAGTAATTGGAATAATTCCAACCACGCTATAAAATTTTGAGTTAATCGAATATAAAACTGAACCTATTAAAATTAATATAACTGATACTAGAATAACATGATTATTAAAATTTACAGTAAGTAAATAGATGAAAGGCAAAAAGGAAAAGATTCCATCTAAATAAGATTCATTAAATGAAACCCCAGAATAATATAGGATAGATGCTATAGTTGGATTAAAGTTTTGAAGAAATAAGTTCCCAGCTGTAATAAAAGACCT from Sulfolobus sp. S-194 encodes the following:
- the aroB gene encoding 3-dehydroquinate synthase: MRIVNENLCNNEISIVIGKGALSALEELKDKKVALFYSQKIDPSRVKIHLKNFIEIPIIDGEEAKEIQYALKLVKLLFENDFDRGDYVIALGGGTVTDVVGFVASIYMRGINLINIPTTLLGMVDAAIGGKTGVNFENVKNVLGTFYQPAMIISDLEFLETLPIEELKKGLAEVIKYGLVLDKDLYDYLAMNKEKIFTKDESALEEIIYKSSVDKLSVVKADERETKSIRIVLNFGHTIGHAIEAGSNFTVPHGYAISVGMVCEAKMAEEVGYAEEGVVEDVTWILSQYELPLTVDSLNVKIDVKRAIDAITKDKKVRGGYVMMPFPTRIGDWKRVDVPIETLKGFAEQCLR
- a CDS encoding shikimate dehydrogenase, with the translated sequence MFEINYDTKLLGVVGENISYTLSPAIHNYSFQELGINAVYLAFDIRNEEFKEIFPGLVKIAYGLNITIPYKEIAMNYVEAQSEAKRIGAINTIFNGKGYNTDYIAIKSLVQERIDKFEMCTIFGAGGAARAAIFALHDLGCSINVINRSKEKAETLLEEMREKGIEIKINSNCKSDIIVNSTPNPNFVPDECVDGKLIIDFVYKPFITSLIKRAQNKNIKTINGIEILVRQAMEAEKIWFGKSLEDEEVVNYLYARKLIW
- the aroC gene encoding chorismate synthase is translated as MPGNSFGELFRITTFGESHGPMVGVVIDGIPAGLPIKKEDIEFELSFRRPGRQFVTGRREKDEPEIISGVYNGRTTGAPITILVKNTDVISSLYEEIRYKPRPGHADLPYIMKYGFENWDYRGGGRASARETVGRVAASAIAKKLLMLTDTWIASHLKSLGYVELNEPVTFEEVLCSKYSPVRASKKWLEQKYEELVKQATIEGDSWGGIAEIIVRNPPIGLGEPVFDKLKADLAKAILSIPAVMGFEYGLGFSAAKMRGSEANDEIIKKGDRYGWKFNNSGGILGGLSTGEDIVVRCAFKPTSSIRKPQKTIDLRTGEETTISVIGRHDPAVAIRGVSVAEAMVSLVIADHAMRAGYIPTVRISDDQIKIIEERWNKYISLCKPTQESQ
- a CDS encoding shikimate kinase; this encodes MQTYAGISVVNALPSWYGSSMAVNLTVSVSIKEAENCKKNDILIDTILNFFYEKYGIPCLSVNIESQIPEKSGLKSSSAVSTALIGEISKKFEIEIDVPKYSAILSLKSGISYTGALDDATSSYYGGVSFTNNKEFKIIDIKDPPELSAIILPRGGRNIKIDLQYLRKYRLIFEEIFRVSRQNIILGMKLNGILVANILGYDTSEIEVALKKGALAAGITGNGPSVFAVTKIGEEGPILDALSKFGNVIVTRSVGYVSRD
- the aroA gene encoding 3-phosphoshikimate 1-carboxyvinyltransferase, which translates into the protein MLVEINPSKIYGKVKAPQSKSFGIRLILYSLLKESKLDNLIHSDDINIAINVVKELGVSVEGTYFKRKKELVTPKFLYFGGSATTLRMTIPILSVLGADTIIDGDETLRKRPLNAIIKALEGSISFSSSSLPTKISGKLKDNFVRIEGGESSQYISGFVYAFSLVGSGEIEIIPPISSRSYIYLTIDLINSLGGNVRMKGNKIYVEKGDFKPYIGKVPGDYALASFYASSSIVSGGEIVIEDVYELPNFDGDHSIVNFYEMMGAESYVKDNKWFVRSSEKLNGIEVNVDDYPDLAPSIASLAPFSSSPTVIKGIKRLKTKESNRVATISETLSKFGVKVEYDEKKIIIYPSEVKAGHVVCPNDHRIAMLASVLSFKSGGIIEKAECVNKSNPNFWKDLISLNGRIIIR
- a CDS encoding type I 3-dehydroquinate dehydratase yields the protein MTFVVASLPIRSEKDLDKITLLLDADFVELRLDYSTFLPELQVIERYKDKVIVTIRDVDEGGINKIDPELKAKYLIELNKRNILYDVEAKFAKKYSIPTNNKIVSIHYLDRVPSYSEVYESLRDFIKESFLLKVAVIGKDGYKELLSKLLELEKIAVMPIGVNPLERIAFSILGSKLVYGHAGEETAKGQLHYKVVKQILDYLTSISISSPSILTG
- a CDS encoding Rieske (2Fe-2S) protein, producing MRLKKSDFKVGEKKKIIVNGKDILIIYLGGNNFYALDNKCPHLGCDLSKVGVVIREELICQCHFTHFSLKDGRAIKGATKNPIKLYPVKIEGEEIEIEVK
- a CDS encoding ATP-dependent DNA helicase; translated protein: MELREWQKQLKDKVINAVKEGFLVALNSPTGSGKTLFSLLIGLNTKGKVVFVVRTHNEYFPVYRDVKKINPSLKFSFVIGKPSACPFATKDVDTEDINCKYCDIKNVIEVKIDKSPFEKLKELKENAIKEGFCPYYSLLESVKEADIIAITYPYFFIEKYLSLLDIDLEEYFIVIDEAHNIDRVSEIEERTLSEFILLMAIKQSKSEEVRRILERLIKELKTLTYQDEKYIKLDKVPELSDEELSLLVDEYEELRKEAIKSKSVSRIYLGSVIRFYATYSSGNFIPFSFSNKIVLKTLELNQYYNLLNDENLSILLMSGTLPPKEYLEKVLGITRKILYINVEKEVKKKVTGSYQCKIALDVTSKYDLRSEVMWKKYSSYLLKIYYQAKNHVLAVFPSYQIMEKVMSYVNVNKILENEGTKIDDIIRIVKESKQKYIIAGVGRGKITEGVEITDNNKSLISDVVLVGVPYPPEDDYMKLLSKRISEKLGGKEKEYLIMIPALITVKQAIGRSIRNINDTALVWLLDKRYDSLWWKKNLNCFNSTKIRL
- a CDS encoding thioredoxin family protein yields the protein MKVEIFTHKNCIECNFLIEFLESKGLLSKVTIIDTELYPFLAFERGVISTPSIFIDGKLVFAGVVDYDELLKILSGEKVSVKINKEELVDKLMFGIINSFAATAWLYVNKDFDALMAQKDFVFAITGLALVSENEAEEMYNYLRNVIIKEGDIYFEKWKDKMKRVISSNFIRELYWLYEKKLDKEYVMSKYPIEVFAHWLMVRGGAVGRVGLRIHPLSEKEVITRISEVYIYLFNNYDSLWDKVIKEQEEIRKSNKEQVRFLNF